A single genomic interval of Lathyrus oleraceus cultivar Zhongwan6 chromosome 7, CAAS_Psat_ZW6_1.0, whole genome shotgun sequence harbors:
- the LOC127102503 gene encoding uncharacterized protein LOC127102503 gives MQLLDVPEWKWDNISMDFVTSLPNTAKGNDDIWVIMDRPTKSTHFIPIKINFLLQKLAEIYISIIVKLHGIPYSIVSDRDPRKCRTPICWYETGENVMIGPEIVQQTTEKVKMKQEKMKASQSRHKSYHDKRRKAIDFCEDDHIFLRVTPMIGVGRALKSNRLTPCFIGPYQITQRVGAISYKIALPQSLMDDVHVRDNMTIKALSLMIANREVKQLRGKEISLVKAVWGGPAGGSMTWESKVD, from the exons ATGCAGCTGTTGGATGTccctgagtggaagtgggataatATATCGATGGACTTTGTGACAAGTTTACCAAACACTGCTAAAGGAAATGATGATATATGGGTCATTATGGATAGACCGACTAAATCgactcatttcattccgattaaGATTAACTTTTTGTTGCAGAAGCTAGCAGAGATTTATATCAGCATAATTGTGAAGCTTCATGGTATTCCATatagtattgtttcggatagagacCCGAG GAAGTGTAGAACTCCTATATGTTGGTATGAGACTGGAGAGAATGTTATGATTGGGCctgagattgttcaacagacCACCGAGAAGGTgaagatgaaacaagagaagatgaaggcatCTCAGAGCAGACATAaaagttatcatgacaagaggaggaaggcTATTGATTTCTGTGAGGATGATCATATTTTTCTGAGAGTCACTCCGATGATCGGTGTTGGGCGTGCGTTGAAGTCGAATAGGCTTACACCTTGTTTCATTGGTCCATACCAGATCACTCAACGGGTTGGAGCTATTTCTTACAAAATAGCTTTACCTCAGTCGCtg ATGGATGATGTGCATGTGAGGGATAATATGACTATAAAGGCTTTATCTTTGATGATTGCAAATCGAGAAGTGAAGCAACTCAGAGGTAAGGAGATTTCTCTTGTGAAGGCCGTCTGGGGAGGACCTGCTGGAGGGAGCATGACCTGGGAGTCGAAAGTCGATTGA